The Tenebrio molitor chromosome 3, icTenMoli1.1, whole genome shotgun sequence genome contains a region encoding:
- the LOC138125501 gene encoding uncharacterized protein, which yields MKFLLLASFVVFCTASTVYRNRNISVNDDGSILITSPTGRRVVISKPTGPSGQGNLDISVAGPNIPTKRIQINDNALYTPGTGEGPWSSVDSLSEEWRSKRGSLKGKTQGDILDEILREYQGVVDEAQYEKLLNRINKAVRNGVVSPQIYDLLAGLDQITNQQEGIVSGQSGQGILYGQYQGQGPYQGQGSYQGLYQGQGPYQGLYQGQGPYQGLYQGQGPYQGQYQQYQQGYGPVYGQSYGPVGYGYGATALLTGTSLPWWAVRGIPQSQSVVLSSSQIPAILSGAGSYGSLYNLGRQYYPTSLNVNPLLGRILGASQRNYLNGLLANQQLNGGVQSVLGSQIYGGVPSLSGVGGSNALLRLIGSQQVPYVQGQVSVGVPQTVAQLNAIQQQQQIEQLNEVQQAIEQNIEQLNEIQQEQQQIGQFGGVQQQIAQLNGVQQAIAQLNNVEQAIEQLNEVQQQQQQIAQLSGVQQAITQQLGGVPQQLRGVQTIGQLRGVQTIGQLRGVPQYTVGQYGIPRTIQQLLGIPQTVGPVNGINAYSSSLPLYRGYPTRQPVVLQGTTGGYLNNLQVPQVQLAY from the exons ATGAAGTTCCTCCTTCTAGCAAGCTTCGTAGTCTTCTGCACTGCCTCCACAGTGTACCGAAACAGGAACATTTCGGTGAACGACGACGGCAGCATCCTCATAACATCGCCTACTGGAAGACGTGTGGTCATTTCGAAACCTACTGGACCCAGCGGACAAGGTAACCTCGACATCTCCGTCGCCGGCCCCAACATTCCCACCAAGAGGATCCAGATCAACGACAACGCTCTCTACACCCCGGGAACTGGTGAGGGCCCGTGGTCATCCGTTGACAGTCTCAGCGAAGAGTGGAGGTCGAAGAGGGGTTCTCTGAAGGGCAAGACCCAAGGAGACATTCTCGACGAGATCTTAAGAGAGTACCAGGGAGTTGTCGATGAGGCCCAGTATGAAAAACTCTTGAACAGAATCAACAAAGCTGTGAGGAACGGTGTGGTCAGCCCCCAGATCTACGATCTCTTGGCAGGACTCGACCAAATCACCAACCAACAAGAAGGAATCGTTTCTGGACAAAGTGGCCAAGGAATCCTCTACGGTCAGTATCAAGGACAAGGGCCATACCAAGGACAGGGATCATACCAGGGGCTGTACCAAGGACAAGGACCATACCAGGGGCTGTACCAAGGACAAGGACCATACCAGGGGTTGTACCAAGGACAGGGACCATACCAAGGACAATACCAACAATACCAACAAGGCTATGGACCAGTCTATGGTCAGTCGTACGGACCTGTCGGATATGGGTATGGAGCAACCGCCCTTCTTACCGGTACCTCTCTTCCTTGGTGGGCCGTCCGTGGCATCCCTCAATCCCAATCCGTTGTACTGAGCTCCAGTCAGATTCCTGCTATTTTATCTGGCGCTGGATCTTATGGAAGCTTGTACAATCTCGGAAGACAATACTATCCCACATCCTTGAATGTCAACCCATTGTTGGGAAGGATTTTGGGAGCCAGCCAAAGGAACTACTTGAATGGCTTGTTGGCTAACCAGCAGTTGAATGGTGGAGTCCAGTCAGTTTTGGGCAGCCAGATCTACGGAGGTGTTCCATCATTGAG CGGAGTTGGAGGAAGCAACGCTCTTTTGAGATTGATCGGCTCTCAACAGGTCCCTTACGTCCAAGGCCAGGTTTCTGTCGGTGTACCACAGACCGTTGCCCAACTGAACGCAATCCAACAGCAACAGCAGATTGAACAATTGAACGAAGTTCAACAAGCTATTGAGCAAAACATTGAACAATTGAACGAGATCCAGCAAGAGCAACAACAGATTGGTCAATTCGGTGGAGTGCAACAACAGATTGCCCAGCTGAACGGAGTCCAACAGGCTATTGCCCAACTGAACAATGTCGAACAGGCCATTGAACAGTTGAACGAAGTCCAACAACAGCAACAACAGATTGCCCAATTGAGCGGAGTCCAACAGGCTATTACTCAACAACTGGGTGGAGTGCCACAACAGTTGAGAGGAGTCCAGACCATTGGACAGTTGAGAGGAGTCCAGACTATTGGACAATTGAGAGGAGTACCACAGTACACCGTTGGACAATACGGAATCCCACGAACAATCCAACAATTGCTTGGAATTCCACAAACTGTTGGACCAGTTAATGGAATCAACGCCTACTCTTCCAGCCTACCCCTTTACAGAG GTTATCCCACAAGACAACCAGTCGTTCTCCAGGGCACCACCGGGGGTTACCTTAACAACTTGCAAGTTCCACAAGTCCAACTTGCCTATTGA